From the genome of Candidatus Electrothrix communis, one region includes:
- a CDS encoding serine protease — MQIDQNTVFRLASPEPDKNKKFGTGFAVACKDKRLFILTCAHVVKDLDDRVKVIGQEIDQADIVKIGAIDAIDLALLSIPWDDSPPPLQNRITKREEGDKIQLRGFSLVNKNYGLRRIEGHLGQNAPRQSSDGGYIPTWDLHITDDDFCQLKGGYSGSPLCDENGRLIGVVSERVANGKYGYAVDISNLKTIYPEIESLSPSFSALCTALAPADRIALAKKQLRSLLPDFDIDDKLYDRLTKAVRNEFKRMEEKGLCPEDEALLEKIGNAADRPDEWEVLVRFLESLDQKRQDIAEGPDYLRLAKQLARGEVILCLGQEISHLLGAQIPSTAEIKKCLCQGGCQAPLSELCEQKLISPRSSRTDLVHEFRELMDRKTSTVVLHEVLADFEQPFMVISAGYDNMLQEILRAKRRDFVEIYPNMEEGKCLLIYSDKEEVSCTPDKISALDPIKDGYSVIYRLRGGIVGNQEHLLLAERDYFAFNRLIEQQFPNYISKRLKSSLCSLWFIGHHPQSWEERLLIGFLKELQHNDAASLVVQENIPSFDHDFWRYKGVKVHDLALADFVQKLEAAL, encoded by the coding sequence ATGCAAATTGATCAAAACACTGTCTTTCGGCTGGCTAGTCCAGAACCGGACAAGAATAAAAAGTTTGGCACCGGTTTTGCCGTTGCGTGCAAAGACAAACGGCTTTTTATTTTGACCTGCGCTCATGTCGTGAAAGACCTTGACGATCGCGTAAAGGTCATTGGGCAGGAAATTGATCAGGCCGACATTGTAAAGATCGGAGCAATTGATGCCATTGATCTGGCTTTGTTGAGCATTCCTTGGGACGATTCTCCGCCTCCCTTGCAGAATCGCATAACCAAGAGGGAGGAAGGCGATAAAATTCAGCTTCGTGGGTTCAGTCTTGTCAATAAAAATTATGGGCTCAGAAGGATAGAAGGTCACTTGGGACAGAATGCCCCTCGTCAGTCTTCTGACGGGGGATATATTCCGACCTGGGATCTGCATATTACAGATGATGATTTCTGCCAACTGAAGGGCGGCTACAGCGGCTCTCCACTCTGCGACGAGAATGGTCGTTTAATCGGCGTGGTCAGTGAGCGGGTTGCTAACGGAAAATACGGCTATGCTGTTGATATTTCGAATCTGAAAACCATTTATCCGGAGATTGAGAGCCTTAGCCCTTCCTTCTCCGCGCTGTGTACGGCTTTAGCTCCTGCTGACCGCATTGCCTTGGCGAAAAAACAGCTGCGGAGCCTGTTGCCGGATTTCGATATTGATGACAAGCTGTACGACAGGCTTACCAAGGCTGTTCGCAACGAGTTCAAACGGATGGAGGAGAAAGGGCTTTGTCCTGAAGATGAAGCCTTGTTGGAAAAAATCGGCAATGCCGCTGACCGGCCTGATGAATGGGAAGTGCTTGTTCGTTTTCTGGAGTCCTTGGACCAAAAAAGGCAAGACATTGCTGAAGGGCCGGATTATCTACGGCTTGCCAAACAACTTGCACGAGGCGAGGTCATCCTCTGTCTTGGTCAGGAGATATCGCATCTCCTCGGCGCACAAATTCCCTCGACAGCGGAAATAAAAAAATGCCTCTGTCAGGGCGGCTGTCAGGCCCCCTTGTCGGAATTGTGTGAGCAGAAACTGATTTCCCCGAGAAGTAGCCGGACTGATCTGGTTCATGAATTCCGTGAGCTGATGGACAGAAAAACATCCACTGTCGTGTTACATGAAGTGCTTGCCGATTTTGAACAACCCTTTATGGTTATTTCAGCTGGTTATGACAATATGCTCCAAGAGATTTTGCGGGCAAAACGGCGGGATTTTGTGGAGATATATCCGAACATGGAAGAGGGGAAATGCCTATTGATCTATTCGGATAAAGAGGAGGTCAGCTGCACCCCGGATAAAATTTCGGCTCTTGATCCAATTAAGGATGGTTATTCAGTGATTTATCGGCTACGTGGCGGTATTGTCGGAAATCAGGAGCATCTGCTACTGGCGGAGCGGGATTACTTTGCCTTTAACAGGTTAATTGAGCAGCAATTTCCTAACTATATCAGTAAAAGGCTAAAGAGTTCGCTCTGTTCCCTTTGGTTCATAGGACATCATCCACAGAGTTGGGAAGAGCGTCTGCTGATCGGGTTTCTCAAGGAATTGCAGCATAATGATGCCGCTTCCCTTGTTGTTCAGGAAAATATTCCTTCCTTTGATCATGACTTCTGGCGATACAAGGGAGTGAAGGTCCATGACCTTGCCCTTGCAGATTTTGTTCAGAAATTGGAGGCGGCCTTATGA
- the can gene encoding carbonate dehydratase, translating to MRKLKVIFDQNRNWAEKVQESDPEFFKKLSEQQSPEYLWIGCADSRVPANQIIDALPGEVFVHRNIANIVVHSDLNCLSVIQYAIEVLKIKHIIVCGHYGCGGIQAAWEDKEHGLIDNWLRNIKDVQRFHQNELDNLGSEQEKIDRLCELNVIEQVVNVCQTTIVQGAWKAGQELAVHGWIYSVEDGILRDLDICITKSEEIPNTLEDGLCFFRYAAKKSF from the coding sequence ATGCGTAAGTTAAAAGTAATTTTTGACCAGAACAGGAATTGGGCAGAGAAAGTGCAGGAATCTGACCCTGAGTTTTTTAAGAAACTTTCAGAGCAGCAAAGTCCTGAATATCTCTGGATTGGTTGTGCAGACAGCCGCGTACCAGCAAATCAAATTATTGATGCACTCCCAGGGGAGGTCTTTGTTCACCGTAATATCGCAAATATCGTTGTGCATTCTGACTTGAATTGCCTGTCTGTGATACAGTACGCCATAGAGGTTCTTAAAATAAAACATATTATCGTCTGTGGCCATTATGGCTGCGGTGGTATTCAGGCGGCCTGGGAGGATAAAGAACACGGGCTCATTGACAACTGGCTCAGGAACATCAAGGATGTTCAGCGCTTTCACCAGAATGAGCTTGATAATCTGGGCAGCGAACAGGAAAAAATAGATCGTCTTTGTGAACTGAACGTTATTGAACAGGTGGTGAACGTCTGCCAGACAACGATTGTTCAGGGGGCCTGGAAAGCGGGACAGGAATTGGCCGTTCACGGGTGGATCTACAGTGTTGAAGACGGCATTTTGCGAGACCTGGATATCTGTATAACCAAGTCGGAAGAAATCCCCAATACTTTGGAGGATGGTCTCTGCTTTTTCCGGTATGCTGCGAAGAAGAGCTTCTAA
- a CDS encoding DUF3012 domain-containing protein yields MKLLKKIVCGVVLVGVAVMMSGCLATVGSERWCQNMRDKPKSDWSAGEAVDFAKHCIIK; encoded by the coding sequence ATGAAATTGTTGAAGAAAATCGTATGCGGTGTTGTCCTGGTTGGAGTAGCAGTTATGATGTCAGGCTGTCTTGCAACGGTGGGTAGTGAGCGATGGTGTCAGAATATGCGGGATAAACCCAAGTCAGACTGGTCTGCGGGTGAGGCTGTTGATTTTGCCAAACATTGCATCATAAAATAA
- a CDS encoding ATP-binding cassette domain-containing protein, with protein sequence MITTNNIGLSYGKRVIFKEVNIKFAPGNCYGLIGANGAGKSTFLKILSGEIDPDHGDVFITPGQRVAVLSQDQYAFDEHTVINTVIMGHKELYKIMAERDAIYAKPDFNEEDGIRSGELEVLFGEMNGYEAESEAAVLLKGLGIGEDQLQKKMKELEGTEKVRVLLAQTLFGSPDILLLDEPTNHLDIATITWLENFLSRFQNTVIIVSHDRHFLNQVCTHMADIDYGRIRVYVGNYDFWQQASELHFRQKETESKKNKAKEQELKSFIQRFSSNASKAKQATSRKKLLEKLTIEDMPVSSRKYPYIEFKPERPCGDVILEIEGLSKEVDGVSMFKDFSLIVNKGDKIAFAGPNSLAKTTLFQILAGELEPDSGSFRWGVTITNSYFPKENGTYFEDDGLDLVGWLRQFASAKEDESFVRGFLGRMLFSGEEAMKKTSVLSGGERVRCMLSRMMLSGANVLILDEPTNHLDLESITSLNNALTTYSEVALFASHDHQFVSTVANRIIEFFPDRIVDEMMDFDDYLAMRDGDLSAGGAYSDQKAA encoded by the coding sequence ATGATAACAACAAATAATATAGGACTCTCTTATGGTAAGAGGGTTATTTTTAAAGAAGTAAATATTAAGTTTGCACCAGGAAATTGCTACGGACTGATCGGTGCCAACGGTGCTGGAAAATCCACTTTTCTCAAGATCTTGTCTGGAGAGATTGATCCGGATCATGGAGATGTTTTCATAACACCGGGGCAGCGGGTTGCCGTACTGAGCCAGGATCAGTACGCCTTTGACGAGCATACAGTCATCAATACCGTGATCATGGGGCATAAAGAGCTCTACAAGATCATGGCCGAGCGCGATGCCATCTATGCCAAACCGGATTTTAATGAAGAAGACGGTATTCGCTCCGGTGAACTAGAGGTGTTGTTCGGGGAGATGAACGGGTATGAGGCGGAATCCGAAGCAGCGGTTCTCCTCAAGGGGCTCGGGATCGGTGAAGACCAGCTCCAGAAAAAAATGAAGGAGCTGGAAGGGACGGAGAAGGTCCGGGTCCTGCTGGCCCAGACCTTGTTCGGTAGCCCGGATATCCTCCTTTTGGATGAGCCGACCAACCATTTGGATATTGCGACCATTACCTGGCTGGAGAATTTCCTCTCCCGTTTTCAGAATACTGTCATCATTGTTTCCCATGATCGCCATTTTCTCAATCAGGTCTGTACCCATATGGCGGATATCGATTACGGCAGGATCAGAGTCTATGTGGGCAATTATGATTTTTGGCAGCAGGCCAGTGAACTTCATTTTCGTCAGAAAGAGACCGAGAGCAAGAAAAATAAGGCTAAGGAGCAGGAGCTCAAGTCCTTTATCCAGCGTTTCAGCTCCAATGCTTCCAAGGCCAAGCAGGCCACCTCTCGTAAGAAGCTTTTGGAAAAACTCACTATTGAGGACATGCCGGTTTCTTCCCGCAAATATCCCTATATCGAGTTTAAACCGGAGCGGCCCTGTGGTGATGTGATCCTGGAGATTGAAGGGTTGAGTAAGGAGGTGGACGGTGTTTCCATGTTCAAAGATTTCAGTCTGATAGTTAATAAAGGGGATAAGATCGCCTTTGCCGGTCCAAACAGTTTAGCCAAAACCACCCTGTTCCAGATTTTGGCCGGTGAGCTGGAGCCGGACAGTGGCTCTTTTCGTTGGGGCGTGACCATCACCAACTCCTATTTTCCCAAGGAGAATGGGACGTACTTTGAAGATGATGGACTTGATTTGGTCGGTTGGCTGCGTCAGTTTGCTTCGGCCAAAGAGGATGAAAGCTTTGTCCGGGGATTTCTCGGGAGAATGCTGTTTTCCGGCGAGGAGGCCATGAAAAAGACCTCTGTCCTTTCCGGTGGTGAGCGGGTGCGCTGTATGTTGTCCCGCATGATGCTTTCTGGAGCTAATGTACTGATTCTGGATGAACCCACCAATCACCTCGACTTGGAGTCCATCACTTCTCTGAATAATGCCCTGACGACCTATTCCGAGGTGGCGCTCTTTGCCTCCCATGATCATCAGTTCGTGTCCACGGTAGCGAACAGAATCATTGAGTTTTTTCCTGATCGTATTGTTGATGAGATGATGGACTTTGATGATTATTTGGCCATGCGGGATGGAGATCTTTCTGCCGGTGGCGCTTATTCCGATCAAAAGGCTGCCTGA
- a CDS encoding MauE/DoxX family redox-associated membrane protein: protein MHTHVLQQGVVMLIDTFLRRGYHTVRLLISGLFLYAGSGKLFALPSFALTISDYGLVPEGLVLPTAFLLVAAELIAAFALLLNLRGGLTGITLLLILFIAVLLYGIQLGLAVDCGCFGSGDQQHTAAQGLHQAVYRDLMMLAGCIFLYWYRWYRSIAAMSLRSLKTFPFSNRYLPKKREKMNPSRKGKHNV from the coding sequence ATGCATACGCACGTCCTGCAACAGGGAGTGGTCATGCTGATTGATACCTTTTTACGGCGTGGGTACCATACCGTCCGCCTGCTGATCAGCGGTCTTTTCCTCTATGCGGGCAGCGGCAAGCTCTTTGCCCTGCCCTCTTTTGCCCTGACCATCAGCGACTACGGCCTGGTCCCGGAAGGACTCGTCCTGCCGACAGCATTTCTCTTAGTTGCAGCTGAGCTGATTGCGGCCTTTGCCCTGTTGCTGAACCTTCGCGGCGGCCTTACCGGGATCACCCTGCTCCTGATCCTGTTTATCGCTGTCCTGCTGTACGGTATCCAGCTCGGCCTTGCCGTGGACTGTGGCTGCTTCGGTTCAGGAGATCAACAACACACTGCCGCTCAGGGTTTGCATCAGGCTGTATATCGGGATCTCATGATGCTGGCAGGATGTATCTTCCTGTATTGGTACCGCTGGTATCGTTCCATCGCTGCAATGAGCCTGCGCAGCCTGAAGACATTTCCTTTTTCAAACAGATACCTCCCGAAAAAACGGGAAAAAATGAACCCTTCAAGAAAAGGAAAACACAATGTATGA
- a CDS encoding DEAD/DEAH box helicase, protein MIKRFLIKAGRKLKRLSGSGEKKKKTTSLPEQEPLHSTELQHTSSEKTVKTVQPAAAEQQRGAKGAAEGTAQNRLPRNPRRKKPRWTLEQFSVDPVEGKSRFHDFSLSLGLMHAIADLDFKYCTPIQEKALPDAMAGKDIIARAGTGTGKSAVFLVAVFARLINENKRHRQAEEKSPLRKPGFPRALIIAPTRELVMQIAKDGQALAKYAPLRVVAVYGGTDYQKQERVLAERPVDVLVATPGRLLDYVSKRVLNLQQAGIMVIDEADRMLDMGFIPDVRRIIYKMPPKEKRQTMLFSATLTEDVKHLASQWCVKPISIESKPEQVAIDTVRQVVYTVTSDEKYHVLYNLIKTQEHERIMVFTNMKIEAARLNDRLQRNGINAILLTGDVPQKKRQTRLESFRGGDAAVMIATDVAGRGIHIDGISHVVNYTLPYEPEDYVHRIGRTGRAGKSGIAISFACEEGAFQLPDIEEYIGKSMTCVLPEAELLVKPPKGENKGRNKGSEKSPRNPRSPRNDGGRRHQTRRR, encoded by the coding sequence ATGATTAAACGATTCCTTATTAAGGCCGGACGAAAATTGAAACGGCTGTCTGGATCGGGTGAGAAAAAGAAAAAAACGACCTCTTTGCCCGAACAAGAGCCGTTGCACTCGACAGAACTGCAGCACACATCTTCCGAAAAAACTGTTAAAACGGTTCAGCCCGCAGCTGCGGAACAGCAAAGAGGTGCAAAGGGAGCAGCAGAGGGAACAGCGCAGAACCGACTGCCTCGAAATCCGAGAAGGAAGAAGCCGCGCTGGACTTTGGAGCAGTTCTCGGTTGATCCGGTGGAGGGCAAGAGCCGTTTTCATGATTTTTCTTTGTCGTTGGGCCTGATGCATGCTATTGCCGATCTTGATTTTAAATACTGCACCCCCATTCAGGAAAAGGCCCTGCCTGACGCTATGGCCGGGAAGGATATCATTGCCAGAGCTGGGACCGGGACTGGCAAAAGCGCGGTTTTTCTGGTTGCGGTCTTTGCCCGTCTGATCAATGAGAATAAGCGGCACCGGCAGGCCGAAGAGAAATCACCTCTACGTAAGCCCGGATTTCCCCGGGCTTTGATTATTGCTCCGACCAGGGAACTGGTCATGCAGATTGCCAAAGACGGTCAGGCTTTGGCCAAGTATGCTCCGCTGCGCGTTGTGGCTGTCTACGGCGGGACCGATTACCAGAAACAGGAGCGGGTCCTGGCAGAACGTCCTGTTGATGTCCTTGTTGCGACGCCGGGTCGTCTGCTGGATTACGTTTCTAAGAGGGTGCTCAATCTCCAGCAGGCTGGAATCATGGTCATTGATGAGGCGGATCGGATGTTGGACATGGGCTTTATCCCGGATGTTCGGCGGATTATCTATAAAATGCCTCCCAAGGAAAAACGCCAGACTATGCTTTTTTCCGCAACGCTGACCGAGGATGTCAAGCATCTGGCTTCGCAATGGTGTGTTAAGCCGATATCTATTGAGAGCAAGCCGGAGCAGGTGGCTATTGATACGGTACGCCAGGTGGTCTATACCGTGACCAGTGATGAGAAATACCATGTGCTCTACAACCTGATCAAGACGCAGGAGCATGAGCGGATCATGGTTTTTACCAATATGAAAATCGAAGCTGCCCGCCTCAATGATCGGTTGCAGCGTAACGGGATCAATGCTATTCTGTTAACCGGTGATGTTCCCCAGAAAAAACGTCAGACCAGACTGGAAAGCTTTCGAGGCGGAGATGCTGCCGTAATGATTGCGACAGACGTGGCCGGGCGCGGAATTCATATTGACGGTATCAGTCATGTGGTGAATTACACCTTGCCCTATGAGCCGGAAGATTATGTTCACCGGATCGGCAGGACAGGCAGAGCCGGGAAGAGCGGTATCGCCATCAGCTTTGCCTGTGAAGAAGGGGCATTTCAGCTTCCTGACATTGAAGAGTACATCGGGAAATCAATGACCTGTGTGTTGCCGGAGGCGGAGCTATTGGTTAAGCCGCCTAAAGGGGAAAATAAAGGAAGAAATAAAGGGAGCGAGAAAAGCCCCCGCAACCCCCGCAGTCCCCGTAATGATGGCGGAAGAAGGCATCAGACAAGAAGGCGGTAA
- a CDS encoding rhodanese-like domain-containing protein, with protein sequence MYEMKKMLIWTMVGAFLTLGATSASALGFGQNKFEKEVEKEQGAVKLARETVQGDYGLITTAELKKLIDSGKDILVIDTMPYEDSYKKNHIPGAKQFLFPIPPMETWDTKETGGKSQDDYAALLGTDKNKTIVVYCGFVKCTRSHNGAIWARKLGYTKVLRHPGGIFAWKGAEYPTDSTK encoded by the coding sequence ATGTATGAAATGAAAAAAATGCTTATTTGGACAATGGTCGGAGCCTTTCTGACCTTGGGAGCAACCTCAGCCTCGGCATTGGGATTTGGTCAAAACAAATTTGAAAAAGAGGTGGAAAAAGAGCAGGGGGCAGTCAAACTGGCCCGTGAGACCGTGCAGGGCGATTACGGCCTGATCACCACAGCGGAACTGAAAAAACTCATCGACTCAGGCAAGGACATTCTAGTCATCGACACCATGCCCTACGAGGACAGCTATAAGAAAAACCACATTCCCGGAGCCAAGCAATTCCTCTTTCCCATCCCGCCGATGGAAACCTGGGACACCAAGGAAACAGGTGGAAAAAGCCAGGACGATTATGCAGCCCTGTTAGGAACAGATAAAAATAAAACCATTGTGGTCTACTGCGGTTTTGTCAAATGCACCCGCAGTCATAACGGGGCCATATGGGCAAGAAAGTTGGGCTACACCAAGGTATTGCGCCATCCCGGCGGAATCTTTGCTTGGAAGGGTGCTGAGTATCCCACGGACAGCACAAAATAA
- a CDS encoding GlsB/YeaQ/YmgE family stress response membrane protein, which produces MDLTSLLIFLGLGALAGWLAGKIIKGGGSGLLMNIVIGIIGSVIGGWAFGQLGIPVGNDLVGSLVTAVVGAIILLFIVGLVKK; this is translated from the coding sequence ATGGATCTCACTTCGTTGTTGATCTTTCTCGGCCTTGGTGCGCTGGCTGGTTGGCTGGCTGGTAAAATTATAAAGGGAGGCGGTTCTGGACTGCTGATGAATATCGTCATCGGCATCATCGGTTCTGTGATCGGGGGCTGGGCCTTTGGTCAGCTCGGGATACCAGTGGGAAACGACTTGGTGGGCTCCCTTGTCACCGCAGTGGTGGGGGCGATAATCCTTCTTTTTATTGTAGGCTTAGTGAAGAAGTAA
- a CDS encoding CU044_2847 family protein has product MTAQLIELEDGLLVEVDVPDDQVNQIAGGMPEQVGKAIDTVKPVLLKACRPMVSVWQELNKEMTIDNVEIELQLGFSAEGSVFLAKSKGSANLKVKLSISPKSDEI; this is encoded by the coding sequence ATGACCGCTCAACTCATTGAATTGGAAGACGGCCTGCTGGTCGAAGTGGATGTCCCTGATGATCAGGTAAACCAGATTGCTGGCGGGATGCCGGAGCAGGTAGGCAAGGCGATTGATACCGTGAAACCGGTATTGCTCAAGGCCTGTCGGCCTATGGTCTCGGTGTGGCAGGAGCTGAACAAGGAAATGACCATTGATAATGTGGAGATTGAGCTTCAACTCGGTTTTTCCGCTGAGGGTTCGGTCTTTTTGGCCAAGAGCAAGGGGAGTGCCAATCTCAAGGTTAAGCTGTCTATCTCGCCAAAATCTGACGAAATCTAA